Below is a genomic region from Arcobacter sp. F155.
GTGTTATCCGGAAACTTTTCACCGGCAGTTAATTTCACCATTTGCGGATCTTTCACCATACTTCCCGTTTCACCAATTTCTACGTAAATGCCATCATTCGGCGCTTTTTGTCCAGAACGAAACCTGCGATTTTGTCCCATCTTCATTCTCCTTCCATGACGTCTTGCCTCATTAGTATATCCATTTTAAAAGAAAGCTTTTCTGTCATG
It encodes:
- a CDS encoding YjzC family protein; protein product: MKMGQNRRFRSGQKAPNDGIYVEIGETGSMVKDPQMVKLTAGEKFPDNT